The following nucleotide sequence is from Paroedura picta isolate Pp20150507F chromosome 1, Ppicta_v3.0, whole genome shotgun sequence.
tgaactcctagcctcatgggcagagctttcagactgcatgtctgctgccttaccactctgggccacaagaggctcttttttaccCTACTAGCACCaaataaagcaacattttaaagacGTTTTAAAATCTGAAATTGTTTTTTATTTAGTGCCTTTGTTCTAAGCAGAAGGAAATAAacagctcccctctcccccccttccaaataaCATTGACCGTTTAGTGCAAAGTCATCTTCAGTGGATAAAAATCTTCATCTGTCTGAAGTACAGTACGTCATTACAGGCAcaaaataaacttaaaaaaaaaaaacagaattgggTTAATATACAGCTGGACTGTGTTACCAACCCTTGGCCCTTCTGGCTGCTCTTGCAGGGGCATGATGTCGAATCAGAGCCCCCAAACCTTAGCCATATGTGGGGTGAGAACATCACAGCCTGGGCTGCCCCTCCTGCATGGGAGGGCTTGGGGCTGTTATGCTCAAGGCACTCTGGAAACAAACGGATGTGCTTGAAGGCAGGAATCTGCGGGACGAGACAAACCGTCATCTCTAGATGTAGCTGTGTCAATTTATACGATTTAATATTCCTTAACAAATCCACCAATCCCTGCCAGGGCAGAGAGAGATCCTTCGCAGCTAACATCTCCTGagtgtctggggggagggagcagacagaaatgacatccccccccctggGAGATGAGGGCTACATACAATTGCTGCAGCTTTCCCAGGTAACAAGGTCTGGCCTGGAGTGATTTGAGCAGGGCTTGTTCGTTGGGCAGGATTTGAACTCCGGTCTGTCCAAGGCAGTGGTTCCCTAATGCTTCGACGGAGAGGCCCTCTATATTGGGGCCCAGTGTCACGGCAGCCCACGAGCCTCCCAGATGTGCAAAGCCATATCTGTCTTGTTCTGGCCTTGTGGTGTCCACCGTATGCCTTGTGTGCCTCTCTTGTTGTGCTGCTAACGGGCACTCCTGTGTGCTGTGGGGGGTGCTGACTTGGGCCCCAGCAGCAGGGGCCCTGTCGTTGTCATTCCCATAATATATTCCACAACAGAGGTCTTCGGATGTGTGCAGGCCTGATTTTTCCATTGCAAAAACGTTTACAAAGTGATTCCAGACATGAGTTcccagagggaaggaaaggccaCCCAAATAATGGCTGATTAATTTGCCCTTTGGCTTTGATAGCGTTTTCAGTACATTTCCAAATCTCTCGCTGACAAAGAAGAAAGTGCAAAGTAATTTCGTTAGTCCTTTGTTCTGTTTTAcaaatattataatatatatatatttatataccatttatATAAATAGCTTTATATCTCTTCTTAATAGATAGTTTTCTATGGAGAGGAAGCCAACTctcaccctccttcctccctgctttccttgACACCTTTACAGACATCGTGCCTAGAAGGAACCATCTTGTCCCACAAAAGCTTGACTCCTCAATAGagccaggtgcccccccccccacacacacacatactgcctATAAGGCACCGTCTTGGCACAGCagctaacacccccccccacccctgatcccCATGGCGCTTCAGCCCAGAAGGCCTCCGGAGAGAGAAAGCAttggcctcccccccacccccccccgctgaaacctccccctcccccttgagcaGGAGAGCCCTGATGCCTCAGAGGGAGGATTCTGCATCCTGCTCCTGGGCTGGCCACACCGCTGCACCTCTTCCACAAGCACGCCCAGTGGCGCTGAGAGCATGGCACACTCCTGCGGCCCCCCAGCAGCCCCCGCCCGGGGGCCACAGAGCTCTCAGAGGCTGAGGGCCCACGGATGGCCCCCTCCCTGTGGCCAGCTTTTGCTGGAAGTCTCTTCTATGTTATTAAGGCTacacttgttttaaaaaatccagtgttAGTTTTCCCCAGATGCAAAGAGGCCGTTTCTTCGCCTTGGACAGGCCCTAGGGATTTGTTGGCCGGCCTTCACAAGGGTGCACCAAGGCTTCTCCCACTTGTCCTCTGTCCCCATCTCCCCAAATCATCCATGtgctcaagggggtgggggtgggaagacagGGTGGGCGGGGAAGGGGGCTGCGTTTCCCGTTGGCTCTGCTTTTTGATCCAGCATTTCTGATGTCAGTGTAGTACAGTAGCGGCAGCAAGAAGACGGGCAGCGACTCCGGTGTGGCTCTGTGGCCAGAGAAGCATGCCCCTTTCCTTCTGGAGCGCTGTCACGGGACGCATCGCCCAGATGTGCCGGCAGGTCGCCCACTCGCTCAGGGAAACACTGGTGCCccactgccagccagccagccagccagccagggatCCTCCTTTCCTTGGGGGAAGGAAAGCACTTTTGTTTCCAGAAGGACGGctggtggagagagagagggggaactGCCGCCCACGCGGGGAAGAGGCTCTCTGGCTGCCTGGGACTTGAGAAACAGAGGACATTCTACACCCCGGGGGCTTCTGCCATCCTTGCAAAActtgttttaaaaatttccacctcCACAGTCGACAGTGAAGGAGGGTACAGAGAAACCCATAAGTGCATCAATTGCCCCTCCAGTCCAGAGGCCCCCGGCAGTCCTCGGGGGGGGATGTATCTGGCCGCATGGTCCACCTCTGGCTTAGTTAAGAACCAAGGGGCAAAACGTGGCTATTCATGGAGGAGGCAGAAGGGTGTCTTCCCTTGGTCCAAGTGTCTTGCACAGAAAGGTCGTGCGGAGAGGAGAACTGCAGATCGCAGGGTCCACCGCGTGACTCTGCTATAGGAAAGTTTCCCCCCTTTGTGGGAGGTGCCCAGTTCAGGGGGCCTGGTGTAGTGGGGGGGGCATGGCTTCCACCTGAGCAGGGCTGGAATGCTGCAGCCATCCACTAACCACAGGCCGGGCTGGCGAGGGGAGTTTCCCATCAGATAGAGAACTTGTAGAATCCTGCCCACCCCGGAAAGACACAGTCCTGCCCGTTCGGGACACCAGGAAACCAGTTGTGGGGGACACACGGACAGCGGCTCCAGCACGGGACGCATTTGAAGATGAAGACGCTGAAGCAAATGTTTCCAAACAATGGTGCAAGATTTTTGTGCTGGAGCAGGCTGAGAGCTACTTGCTGGCTGTGTCCTTAGGGGGGAATTAATGGTCCGAGAGAAGgagagatccctccctgccccctgggagggggctgggatgggTTGGAAGAGAAGACAATACGGAGGGAGGTACTAGAGATGTTAAAAGGATCCAAGGGGGACAGCTGTCCTGGAAAGTTCTCAGGACCCTCAAACATTACTGATCCGGACGCTTAGAGGGCTGCTCTCCCTCTCGGCCTTCTCCCGAAAGGATTCTTCCAGCTTCAGTTTTTCAGGATCTCCATATCTTACGGTCTCATGGAGGCAGCAAGGTGGTGCAACTTTGACCACCTGCTCAAAGAGACTGAAATCCGCCACGTACTTCCCACTGGCAGACAGAGAGATGACCGGGGTGAATTCGTAGCCCCAAAGGATCTCTTCGGGGAGGTAGGAGGTCCGCACCTGGCAGGTGGCGCTGGTGGATTCCACGGTGCCACTGAGAATGACCACCAGCTCAAAGTCTCCCTCGCCCGTGCGCAGAGCCATGTCCCGGAAGGGGCTTCTGTCGTCCACCACGTGGTAGAACGTGAGGGGCAGGATGAGGAAGGGGCTGTCTGAGGAGGTGTCCACCTGAAAGTCCACGTTCACCTGGTTGAGTCGGACGTTCTCTCCTTCTTTGGTGAGGTGGGTCTGGAGGAGCTTGCCCGTGACCTGGCAGCCGATGAGCAGGCTCTTGCGCATGTTGGCCACCCGGATCATCAGGCACGTCTTGCCATTGTGCTGTGCCACAACCGCGTTCTGGCTGAACTTGATGGTCTCCGCCCTCTTCTTGGGCCGGGCGATCTTGGCCAGGAAGGTGCCCGTGATGAAGATCTCCATGATGGTCGTCAGGACCAGCTGACTGATGAGGAGGACAATGGCGAGCGGACACTCTTCGCTGATGTAGCGGAAGCCGTAGCCAATGGTGGTCTGGGACTCCAGGGAGAACAGGAAGGCCCCGGTCAGCGTGTGGACTTGCATGACGCATGGCGTGTGGTTGGCGGGAGGGTCAAACTCCAGCAGGTCTCCGTGCAGCACAGCCACAAGGTACCAGATGACGCCAAAGACGAACCAGGTCCCCGCAAAGGAGGCCGAGAACAGGATCAGCTTGTAGCGCCACTGCATGTCGATGAAGGTGGTCCACaggtccttcaggtagaggaaccGCTTGTCTGCGATGTGCTCCATCCTCACGTTGCTCCGCCCATCCTTCGTCATCACACGCCTCTTGCGGAGGGCGGCGGCTATCAGGGGGCGGCTGTCCGTCTGCGTCGTCTGGCTGTAGTAGACTTTGGTGGCCGAAGTCATCTGCGGGAGGGAACaaaagaaggcgggggggggggataagaacaGGATAATGCCagaagaagacccctgctgggtcaggccaacaGTAcgcctagtccagcctcctgccccactcaggggccagccagttcctctggagggccagcaatggaCAGAGAGATGCCCTCTGACTTAATTTCCTGCCCTCCTTTTTaagcaatgattttttttaatgaaaacatcTCCATAGATGCAAAGTGCAACATGGGATGGTTCTAAGCCCCTCAACCAACCTGGTATGACTCCAttccactctccgcccaccatATAATTATTTCCTGCCAGTCCCCCCTTCTGCATTTTCATCTGCCTACCCTGGCTGGGAACTTAGACTCCTagaatgagggggagctccccacctcctcaggcagccccttccactgctgaactagacccatagaatccttgagtgggaagggtccatgcaggccatccagtcccaccccctgctcagtggaggatgagcctccagcatccaggagaaggatctgtccagccgctgcctgaagacggccagtgagggggagctccccacctcctcaggcagccccttccactgctgaactagactcctagaatcccagagtgggaaggggccatgcaggccatccagtcccaccctctgctcagtgcaggatcagcctccagcatccaggagaaggatctgtccagccgctgcttgaagacggccagtgagggggagctccccacctcctcaggcagccccttccactgctgaactagacccatagaatcctagagtgggaagggtccatgcaggccatctagtccaccccctgctcagtgcaggatcagcctccagcatccaggagaaggatctgcccagccgctgcttggagacggccagtgagggggagctccccacctcctcaggcagccccttccactgctgaactagactcccagaatcctagagtgggaaggggccatcgcAATCCTGCAGGCCTGAAGACGctgctcttctaccaggcctgtggttgagtcTAGGACAGCTGAATCTGTGGACTTCCTGCCTCTCCACTTCTTTCAGGTCCCTTCCCTCTTGTTGGCTGAGCATCTGTTCCCAGCTGACAGCCCATCTTGCAGGCCAGAATTAAGATGGCAGAAGTTGTGTGGTGTGTGTTTGGGTGgtaaattttaatttttaggatATTTTCCATTTGTCTATGAATGTTTTAATCAATACTGTGAACCACCCAGGGCATGCTTGTGGAGactggcagtctataaatcaaataataaataaatattgttatatttttatggcAATAAACATTAAAGCTTTAGCTGTAGTGTATATAAAAACAAATGGTTTTATCATACACCCTGTTTAAACTTAGTGGAAACATCCAGAGGAAAGGGCAGAAGAAAGGAGCCTGTTTCTTTTGTGTGTTCCAGCAGATGGCAGGAGAGGTCTGGGCATGAGGAGGGACCTCCCAGTACATCTAAGAACCtagagaaaccatgttgggtcaggccagtgcccTCTCCAGACCAGCATTGTGTGTCACAAAGccaagggccatcaggaggtctgctAGCAGGGCCAGTAATCTAGAAGCCCCCcaatccttgccccccccccaagcaccaagaaggcagagaatCTCAGCCCAGACAGAAGCACACCTGAGAGCCCCTGTTGGTtcaggccagtggcccttccAGTCGAGCATTCTGtgtcagtcgccttccctttcctcttcccacaacagacaccctgtgagggaggggaggctgagagagccctgagattcctgaagaagaagaagaagagttggttcttataggccccttttctctacccgaaggaggctcagagcggcttccagtcgccttccctttcctctccccacaacagacaccctgtgagggaggggaggctgagagagccctgagattactgaagaagaagaagagttggttcttatatgccgcttttctctacccgaaggaggctcaaagtggcttccagtcgccttcccattcctctccccacaacagacaccctgtgagggaggggaggctgagagagccctgagattcctgaagaagaagaagagttggttcttataggccccttttctctacccgaaggagtctcaaagtggcttccagtcgccttcccattcctctccccacaacagacaccctgtgagggaggggaggctgagagagccctgagattcctgaagaagaagaagaagaagagttggttcttataggccccttttctctacccgaaggaggctcaaaggggcttagttaccttccctttcctctccccacaacagacaccctgtgagggatgggaggctgagagagccctaagattactgaagaagaagaagaagaagaagaagaagaagaagaagaagaagaagaagaagaagaagaagaagaagaagaagaagaagaagaagaagaagaagaagaagaagaagaagaagaagagttggttctcatatgccgcttttctctgcccaaaggaatttaaaagcggcttccatttgcctcccctttcctctccccacaacagccaccctgtggagtgggtgaggctgggagagccctgatatcactgcttggtcagaacagctctatcagtgctgtggggagcccagggtcacccagctggctgcctgtggaggaggaagggggaacccAGCCCGGCTCCTAAccgctccaccaagctggctctcaataacgCAGCACAGTTTAAAATCAGTTTCAAAACCTTAATATGCCATTTTCCAGGCCCAGGGTATCTCTCACGCCCCCCTGCAATGCTCCCACTAGGGTTCTGCTGGGCTACCCAAGAGCCCCTGATtatagttgccaactccaggttgagaagcccctggagatttggggagtggagcttggggaggacgaGGGTTGTTGAAGGGTGGGAGGGGACGTGCCACAGAGCCTGCCTCCCAGAGCGGCCCTTTTCTCTGTCCCCTCGAacgtttggagatcagctgtccttcttggaaatctccaggcctcccctggaggctggcaaccctggcccCATTCCCCTGCTTGACTTCTGGATCCCAGAATGGGTGAATGTGGCGGAAGAACCAAGCCCAAAACATCCGGCCAAAGTTGGCAGGGATGGCCGGGCAGAAGAGACGCCAGCCTGTGCCTCCCGTGTGCCCGGCCGGAcgtccctggccctggccaagcctcccccaccctctcccccttCACAGAGCCCGTCAATCAGGAGGGGGATGAAAGCAGGCCGACCCCCCCCCATGTTCCCGGAGAGGCACTGCCCCTTCTCTGCCCCGCCGTCCCCTGGAGCCTCAGCCGGAAAACAAACCCATCATGGACAAGAAAGGCCCTTTTCATCCGGACCTGTCAATGTTTGGAAAGGTCTTGTGGAAGCCGCAGTCCCCCCAAGACCGCCGGCCCCTGcggggggtggctgggagggggagggggcttggctgtCCTCCCCTGGGGGGCCTCTGGCCACTTGACGCAAAGAGGGCACCCTGTCCCTTGCCCAGATTGAAGCCTGAGTTGGCACCGAAATTTCCTCTTGGCTGGCTTGGTGTCGCCAGGTCTCTCCTCAGGGTCACTTGGGCTTGGGCAAGGGGACTCCCCCTTCAGTCCAGATGCTGCCAAAGAAGGTCCCCGGCCAGCCTTGGCCTCCTCAGTGACCCCAAGGGCTGGACTGCAGCTGGCCCACGTCCATGCCAAGGCTCCtcctccagccctcccccccccccagctggcttcCCAGAAGCTCCCTTGGGGAACAACCAGGCAGGGCCCCAGAGAACCTCAGCTGGCTGCCCCACAAAAGCTTGGCCCCCTTCCTCCAgcacctgactcccccccccacacacacacacacaacaccccgGCAGCAGATTCTGAGGTCCTCTGAGGACAGCCATGAAAACTTCACCCAAGCCCAGACTggtctggaggggggagggggtgaaggcAAGGCTGTGGGAACAATCTCTGCCCCACCCTTTGTGCCCTTTGTGCCGTCCAAGCCGGGctattcctcctccccctcctcccctgggcTGGGTGCTGCTGCGATTCGCCTTGGCAAGGGGCTGCCCCCTGGCCACTTGTGGGGCACCTCCCTCTGCCTTTGCTGCAGCGGCCCCTCGCCTGCTGCTGGTCCGGCCTTGGCTGTTGGGGGGCCTGAGAGGCCCTGGCCCAatggggatgccaactctgggtctggGGCTACTGGAGGGAGGCGCCCgggaggggcgggggcggggcagggcagggcactaCGTCAGCCTACAGCCCACCTTCCACCTTCCAGcacggccattttctcctgggaagggGAATCATGCGTGACTCCACGAGAGCTCCACCCtctcctggtggttggcaaccctacagcctGGGCTGGCTCCGGGGGCCCATGCCAAGGCCTGCCAGGCCCCTGCGGGGTACTATGGACCAAGCCCCTTACCGAGGGGGCCTGCCGGGGCACAGAAGTGGGAGGGGGTGGCGGTGCCTTCCCTGGGGGGGTCCTGGCCTGAGAGCCCATCCTGCCTTCCACGGGGCACCACGTGGGGATGCTGGGACCTTGCTGCCCCCCGTCCCAGCCAGCCTCTTGCCAGGGGCCCCCAGCTAGCTCCAAAGCCCTGGCAGGAGAGCCGGCCGCTCTGCTGCGGCGTGTCCAAAATCGGTGCTGACCATCTGCCTTGGCAGCTGCCACACAGGAGAGCTTGTTCCAGGGAGCCTCACGCCCAGAAAGGCCTCCACGCCAGGGCTTTTATGGCAGCGACCGGGGCAGGAGGCGGGAAGGTGCTTCAGAAGGAGACGAGAGCccggagagaactgctcagtcagaacagctttctcagtgctgagcccaaggtcacccagctggctgcatgtgggggaggaggagcggggaatcaagcacagctggccagattagaagagttggtccttatatgccgcttttctccaccctaagaagtctccaagcggcttccagtcgccttccctttcctctccccaaacagacaccctgtaagggaggtggaggtgagagagccctgagattactgaagaagaagaagaagttggttcttatatgccgcttttctctacccgaaggagtctcaaagcggtttacagtcgccttccctttcctcttcccataacagacaccctgtaagggaggtggaatcatagaatcatagaatcctagagtgggaaggggccatacaggccatctagtccaaccccctgctcaacgcaggatcagcccaaagcatcctaaagcaggagctgagagagccctgagattactgaagaagaag
It contains:
- the LOC143827672 gene encoding ATP-sensitive inward rectifier potassium channel 10, whose translation is MTSATKVYYSQTTQTDSRPLIAAALRKRRVMTKDGRSNVRMEHIADKRFLYLKDLWTTFIDMQWRYKLILFSASFAGTWFVFGVIWYLVAVLHGDLLEFDPPANHTPCVMQVHTLTGAFLFSLESQTTIGYGFRYISEECPLAIVLLISQLVLTTIMEIFITGTFLAKIARPKKRAETIKFSQNAVVAQHNGKTCLMIRVANMRKSLLIGCQVTGKLLQTHLTKEGENVRLNQVNVDFQVDTSSDSPFLILPLTFYHVVDDRSPFRDMALRTGEGDFELVVILSGTVESTSATCQVRTSYLPEEILWGYEFTPVISLSASGKYVADFSLFEQVVKVAPPCCLHETVRYGDPEKLKLEESFREKAERESSPLSVRISNV